From a region of the Constantimarinum furrinae genome:
- a CDS encoding LptE family protein, producing the protein MRILKIFSLLLILVTILQGCKFYSFTGADIDYSTTKTYQVNYFQNNAPIVEPGIARDFTLKLQDLILNQTSLDLVNNNGDLVYEGEITEYYISPITATSQSTAAQNRLTVSINVRFYNTKNVEKDFEKRFSFYFDYAGGTQLTGSQLDDALNVIFERISQDVFNASLANW; encoded by the coding sequence ATGAGGATTCTTAAAATTTTTAGCCTGCTTTTAATATTGGTTACGATACTTCAGGGGTGTAAATTCTATTCGTTTACCGGAGCAGATATCGATTATTCCACGACAAAAACCTATCAGGTAAATTATTTTCAGAACAATGCTCCTATTGTAGAACCGGGGATCGCGAGGGATTTTACGCTAAAACTGCAGGATCTTATCTTAAATCAGACGAGCCTGGATCTGGTAAACAACAATGGAGATCTTGTGTATGAAGGCGAGATCACCGAATACTATATCAGCCCCATTACGGCCACCTCACAAAGTACGGCCGCACAAAACCGACTCACGGTGAGTATTAATGTTCGGTTTTATAATACTAAGAATGTGGAAAAGGATTTCGAGAAGCGATTTTCCTTTTATTTCGACTATGCCGGAGGGACGCAACTCACGGGATCGCAACTGGACGATGCGCTAAATGTGATCTTTGAGCGAATTTCACAGGATGTTTTTAATGCCTCACTGGCAAACTGGTAA
- the secG gene encoding preprotein translocase subunit SecG, which yields MSTFTIFLILIIFVAFLLVVVVMVQNPKGGGLSSSFGGGGSQQLGGVQKTTDFLDKSTWTLATLLLVLILLSSIPLMGGTGTGDVDPVNTTNVPVTPVPGAAGDTNTSGEPETNQ from the coding sequence ATGAGCACGTTTACAATATTTTTAATTTTAATTATTTTCGTGGCCTTTTTACTGGTCGTGGTAGTAATGGTACAGAATCCAAAAGGCGGCGGACTATCTTCATCTTTTGGAGGTGGCGGAAGTCAGCAACTGGGAGGTGTACAAAAAACCACCGATTTCTTGGACAAGAGTACCTGGACACTGGCAACCTTATTGCTGGTATTGATCCTGTTATCCAGTATCCCGTTAATGGGTGGTACAGGAACCGGTGACGTTGATCCTGTAAACACTACGAATGTTCCTGTAACTCCGGTACCCGGTGCCGCAGGAGACACCAACACTTCGGGAGAGCCTGAGACCAATCAGTAA
- a CDS encoding co-chaperone GroES produces MALKIQPLSDRVLVEPQEAETKTASGIYIPDSAKEKPQRGKVIAVGKGKKDHDMTVKKGDIVLYGKYSGSELKLDGKDYLIMREDDILAIV; encoded by the coding sequence ATGGCATTAAAAATTCAACCACTTTCAGACAGGGTTTTGGTAGAGCCACAGGAGGCTGAAACCAAAACTGCTTCGGGAATCTATATTCCGGATTCGGCTAAAGAAAAACCACAACGCGGAAAAGTGATCGCTGTTGGAAAAGGCAAAAAAGATCACGATATGACCGTAAAAAAAGGAGATATTGTCCTGTACGGAAAATATTCGGGCAGTGAATTAAAGCTGGACGGTAAAGACTATCTCATTATGCGTGAAGACGACATCCTTGCAATCGTGTAA